A stretch of the Oncorhynchus clarkii lewisi isolate Uvic-CL-2024 chromosome 9, UVic_Ocla_1.0, whole genome shotgun sequence genome encodes the following:
- the LOC139417422 gene encoding putative uncharacterized protein ENSP00000383309 — translation MDLIKPVSVEHVFYIALVSTLTPVLGDRRKGQKEKTFILSSSPPGHSLSSSPPGHSLSSSPPGHSLSSSPPGHSLSSSPPGHSLSSSSLGHSLSSSPPGHSLSSSLPGHILSSSPPGHSLSSSPPGHSLSSSPPGHSLSSSPPGHSLSSSPPGHSLSSSPPGHSLSSSPLGHSLSSSPLGHSLSSSPPGHSLSSSPPGHSLYSSPPGHSLYSPQPN, via the exons ATGGACTTGATCAAGCCAGTCAGTGTTGAACATGTCTTCTATATTGCTCTGGTCTCTACCCTGACTCCTGTTTTAGGAGACAGAAGGAAGGGCCAGAAAGAGAAGACATTTAT cctgtcctcctctccacctggccacagcctgtcctcctctccacctggccacagcctgtcctcctctccacctggccacagcctgtcctcctctccacctggccacagcctgtcctcctctccacctgGCCACAGCCTGTCCTCCTCTTCACTTGGCCACagcctgtcctcctctccacctggccacagcctgtcctcctccctacctggccacatcctgtcctcctctccaccgGGCCACagcctgtcctcctctccacctggacacagcctgtcctcctctccacctggacacagcctgtcctcctctccacctggacacagcctgtcctcctctccacctggacacagcctgtcctcctctccacctggacacagcctgtcctcctctccactGGGCCACagcctgtcctcctctccactGGGCCACagcctgtcctcctctccacctggccacagcctgtcctcctctccacctgGCCACAGCCTGTACTCCTCTCCACCTGGCCACAGCCTGTACTCTCCGCAGCCCAACTGA